TTGGATCTGGGACTGGTTTTTGACGGCGGGGACTGGGGGCGAGACGATGGGTTTGAACGCCCAGTGAGACTTGGGATCCACCGCGGCGCTAGCCTTGTGAACCGCTCCCGTTCGGGGATCCGGAGCCCCCATCTTGACCCAGGCCTCCAGGTTCTGGATTTGCGGAGCCGGGAGCTTTTTGTCCTTCGGTGGCATCTGGAGGTGTTCGTCGCCGTAGCGCACGGCCTTGATGAGGAGGCTGTGTTCCGGATCCCCGGGCACAATGGCCGGTCCATTTTCGCCGCCTTTGCGCAGTCCGGCTGAGGTTTCCAGGTTCAGTCCGCCCTTGATGCCTTTTTCAGCCTGGGAGCTATGACAGGCGTAGCAGTTCTCCACGAGGATTGGCCGAATTTCCTTTTCGAAGAATTCGATGCCCGCGTGGGCGTCGGGCGACGCGGCGAAGGCCCCTCCCGCGCGGGTGAGCAAGAGTACCCAAGCGAGGGAGAGAGATAGATACTGAGAGACTGCTGCCTGATTTGAGTTCATCTTGCCATCAACCGAGCGTGGAATGACACGCCTGCCGTCTAAGAAAGACGATCAAAGGCGGCATCCGCTTCAAGCGTTTTGAGGTTAAGGCTAGAGCTTGATCTTGGCTGCCACCTGCGACACATCTTTGTCCCCGCGGCCGGACAAGTTGACGATCACCAAAGCGTCTTTGGGCAACCGCGGCGCGCGCTCGAAACAGGCAGCGACCGCGTGAGCGCTCTCCAGTGCGGGAATGATGCCTTCCAAGCGAGCTAGCTTGATGAACGCATCGAGGGTCTGAGCGTCGGTGGCATAGGTGTATTCCACGCGGCCTTGATCGTGCAGCCACGCGTGCTCTGGTCCGACGGCGGCATAATCCAATCCGGCACTCACGCTGTGGGTCAGCTGGATCTGGCCCCATTCGTCCTGGAGGATATAACTTCGGGTTCCTTGAAGTACGCCTAAAGAGCCGCCTTGGAACCGGGCGGCATGCTTCTCCGGAAGAATTCCCTCACCGCCGGCTTCCACCCCCAACATGCGAACCGACTCATCCTGGAGGAATGGGTAGAAAAGGCCAATCGCGTTGGAACCACCCCCGACACAGGCAATCAGCAAGTCGGGCAGGCGCTTTTCCTTTTCCAAGATTTGTCGCCGAGCTTCATCGCCGATCACACGATGGAAGTTTCTTACCATGACCGGGTAGGGATGAGCCCCATAGGCCGTACCCAGGATGTAGTGGGTGTGGCGAACGTGTGTCACCCAGTCGCGCATCGCTTCGCTCACCGCTTCTTTGAGGGTTTTTTGTCCGGCATGCACGGCAACCACCTCGGCTCCCAGCATTTTCATCCGGTACACATTCAAGGCCTGGCGTTCGCAATCCACCGCTCCCATGTAAATCACGCACTTCATCCCGAACATCGCCGCCACCGTGGCGGTGGCCACCCCGTGCTGCCCGGCGCCGGTTTCCGCGATGATGCGGGTCTTTCCCATGCGCTTGGCCAAAAGCACTTGGCCAATGGCATTATTGATCTTGTGAGCCCCGGTGTGCAGCAAGTCCTCTCGCTTCAGATAGATCTTCGCGCCTCCCAGCTCGCGGGTTAGCCGCTCCGCGAAGTAGAGCGGGGTCGGACGTCCGCAGAACTCTTTGAGGTAGTAGTCGAGCTCCTTCTGAAATTCTGGATCCGCCTGAGCCTTAAAGTACTGCCGTTCCAGCTCCTGGAGCGGGTGCATCAGGGTCTCGGGAACGTACCGTCCCCCATAAGGTCCAAAGTGACCCTGGGCATCAGGCTGCACGGCGATGTCGGTGAGCGCGGAACTCATGGAGGTAAGAATAGGGTAAGGGGCAAGTGGGTGAAAGGGGGATTTTAAGGTTTCCTCCTAGCAGGCCGGCGGACTTAGAATGTCGTTCTGCAGGGTGCCCACCCGAGCTATTCCTTCTTTCCAGGGCTTTCTTGGCGTCGGCCTGCTAGAATTCACCCCGACACGGAGTCGGGGTGAGGACAAGTCCCACGGCCCGCTAGAGGGCGCAGAAGCGGCCGAATTCTCCGCCGAAGAGGCCCGCGATATCTCGTCGCAGCTCGTCATCGGTCGTTTTCCAGCCGGTTGCCTCCAGGTCCGCGTATTTTTCGATCAATACCTCGGTGATCACGTGCCGAGAGTGCTTCCATTTGTAAATCAGCTGATCCAGTACCCGGGCGTCCGAATGCTGTGGGGTGAAGCTGAGCCCGAGCAGTTCCACCCTCATCCGTGTCATCTCGCCAATGAGCGAAGGGGTGTTGGTGAACCACCAACATCCGAACAGATGCAGGTTTCTGAACTTCCTAGCCAAAACGCACAATTCATGCTGGTTTTCGCGGGCTAGCGCGGTCACTGCGAACCGGTTGTCGGGGTAGGCGGCGCACAGGTTGCGCAGGAAGTCGAGCTGAGTCAGCCCGACGCCGTCGCCAGCCATCCTGAGCTGCGGATTGACCGCCCGCCTGACTCCCGGCATCACCGCAAACGGCTGTCCGGTGTCGCGACAATGGGGCAGCACCGCGCCCTCAATGAGCTGGGCGGCCTCGGTGTTCGCCGGAAAGGTAAACTCAGGCGGAAGCGACACCATGACGAACCCCGCCTCCATCCGGGCGCTCCAGTCGGCGAGGAATCGTCGCACTTCGGAGAGCGTCTGAACGGAGAGTGATGCCGTGACTCGGTATCCCGACTGGCTGAGCTGTTTTCGGGCGGTTCGCCAATCCAGGAGCAGCGGATCGATGCGCAGGGCGGCTTTGAAGCGGGGATGACGCTTAAACCCGCGTTCCCAAACCGGCCGCTCCAATTCGTCGAAGGGGGAGTTGGTCATGCACACGCTTCGAACTCCGGCCAAATCTAAAACCCGATCGACATGACGCTCGGGGCGCTGTTGGGCAAACCAGCGACGAATTGCGTTCAGGTCGCGTCGGTTGGCGTCCAGTCCGAAGCTGTTCAGAATCGTCAGGATGCCTCGGCACGACTCCGAGATGGGGGAGTGACGCAGGAAGAGCTGTTCCCAGATCAGGTCAGCCTGCTGCACCTTGGTGAGCTTCCAAAAGTGCTCATAGGGCTCTTCCAGGTAACGGAACGTCTCAGCCACCAGATAGTGATAGACCAGAAGGTCATCGATGCCCCATAGCAGTAGTTCTCCGAACGCCGGATCATACAAGTGCGTATGAATATCGTCCACCGGCGTCGCATTCACGATCCGTTGGATCCGCTTCGCGAGCGTCTGACGAGACTGGTTCAAGGGCTGTTCGCGCGTTGCCATTCCTTCCCAATAGCCGGTGTCCGCGCCGCCATCGACCCTTTTTTTGGAGGGAACTAATTAGGTGAGCCTAACTTTGTTCGTTGACATGAACAAGGGAGGCTCTATGCATAGGGTATGCAATTCAGCGTGAGTCATGAATCTGCCCGGAGGGGCATGGGTTCAGATGGGGGTGTCTCTTGGGGGAAGGGCGCCTGGGCGCGGCGTTGGGCGGGGTGTCTGGCCGTCGTCCTGGGTGGCCTGTGGGGAGGTATGGAGGCATGGGGGGCGAGCGTCCGCGTGGCGACCACCGTCACCATGGTCACGGACATGGTCAAGGCGGTGGGTGGAGACCGGGTGGAGGTTCAGGGCTTGATGGGACCTGGAGTCGACCCCCATTTGTATCGTGCGACGGCCGCTGATCTTCGGAAGTTGCAGATGGCGCAGGTGATCTTTTACAGCGGGCTGCACTTGGAGGGAAAGCTCCAGGAGGTGCTGGCCCGGGTGAGCAAGGCGGATCGGCCGGTGCTCGCGGTGACGGATTCGATTCCTCGCGCCCAACTGCTCCAGACGGGGCAGGGCGGGGAGGAAGCCTACGATCCCCATGTCTGGTTCGATGTTCCGTTGTGGAGCCGCTGCATCGAGACCGTGGTGAAGGGGCTGACTCAAGTGGATCCCGCGGGAGCGGCGGATTATGAGCGTCGGGCGGCGCAGCTTCGGGTTCAATACGCGGCCTTGCACACTTGGGCGTTGGAACGGGCGGCGGTTCTTCCGCCGCAGCGCCGGATTTTGGTCACCAGCCACGACGCGTTCAATTATTTTGGCCGTGCCTATGGCTTCAAGGTGGTGGCCCTGCAAGGCATCTCCACGGTGACCGAGGCCGGGTTGGCCGATGTGACCAGGCTGGTGGATTTTGTGAAGAGCAATCGCGTAGCCGCCGTGTTTGTTGAAAGCAGTGTGTCCCCCGCCGCCATGCGGAGGATCGAGAAGGACTCGGGCGCTACCATTGGCGGGGAACTCTTCTCCGACGCCATGGGCACTTCCGGCACCATTGAAAACGGTTTTGATGTTGGAACCTACGAGGGAATGATCCGCCACAATCTGGTGACCATCGTCAAGGCATTGAAGGGAGACGCGAAGGAGTGACGAGTGACGAGTGATGAGTGATGAGTGATGAGTGATGAGTGATGAGTGATGAGTGACGAGTGACGAGTGACGAGTGACGGTTTGAGTACGGCACCAACCCTTCCCCCCACTCATCACTCGTCACTCGTCACTCGTCACTACCCCATCCTCCCTCCCGAGAGGTTTTTCTTGGCTTTCTGGCCTGCCGGCGTACGCTCCCCCCTTCTTACTAGGTAGATAAAGATCATGGCTTTAAGAGTGTTCAATACCCTGTCGCGGTCCGTGGAGGATTTTGTTCCTCTGGATCCGGCGGGGAAACGGGTGGGGATGTATTGCTGCGGCCCTACGGTTTACGACTACGGGCACATCGGCAACTTTCGCACGTTTGTGTTTGCGGATCTGGTGCGCCGTTACCTGGAGTTTCGAGGCTTCGCGGTGCATCATGTGATGAACATCACCGACGTCGAGGACAAGATCATCAAGCGGGTCCGCGAGTCCGGCGAGAAGCTTCGCGATTACACGGCGCGCTACGAGCAGGCCTTTCTGGAAGATCTGGACCGGCTGAGCTGCCTCCGTCCCACCACGATGCCGCGCGCCACAGAGTTTGTGCCGGAGATCGTCCAGTTGATCACCCGTCTGGTGGAACGGGGTTATGCCTATATTGCGGAGGGATCGGTTTACTTCAGCATCTCCAAATACCGCCAGGGAGGATGCTGCTATGGCCAGTTGGTGAATCTGAACTTCGAGGAGATGCGGGCGGGAGAGCGGGTCAAGCAGGACGAATACGCCAAAGAATCGGTCGCCGACTTCGCTCTCTGGAAGTCGCGGGTTCCTGAAGATGGGGATGTGTTTTGGCCCAGCCCCTGGGGTGAGGGCCGTCCGGGCTGGCACATTGAGTGCAGCGCCATGAGCATGAAGCTGCTCGGATCGAGCTTCGACCTTCATCTGGGCGGAGAAGACCTCATGTTCCCGCATCATGAGGACGAGATCGCGCAGAGCGAGGGGGCGGGGCTGCAAGAGGGCGGACACCGGTTTGTAAAGTATTGGATGCATGGCGCTCACCTCCTGGTGGAGGGGAAGAAGATGGCGAAGTCGCTGGGAAATTTCTTTACACTCCGCGACCTGATGAGCCGGGGTTACAACGGTCGGGAGGTTCGCTATGTCCTGCTCAGCTCGCACTATCGCGAGACGTTCAACTTTTCCTTCGATGGGTTGGACGGTGCGCGGGCGGCGTTGGGACGCCTGGATGAATGCGTCGCCAAGCTGACTCAGCTCGCGGCGGGGGCGGTGAGTGAACCTGACTCGAACATTGTCGACGAGGTCACCGCCGCGCTGGATGAGGATCTGAATATAGCTGCCGCCTGGGGGCTGGTTTTCGTCTGGGTTCGGGATCTGAATCGCAAGCTGGCGGATCGCGAGTTGACGCCCGCGCAGGCCGCGGGCGCGCTGGCCGCTTGGGTGCGGCTGGACCGGGTCTTCGGGCTGAATCGCCCGGCGGAAGCGGCGGCACCTCCCGAAGTGGTGCGTTTGCTGGAGGAGCGGCAAGCCGCACGGAAAGCTCGGGACTTCAAGCAGTCGGATCTGCTTCGCGATGCGATCAAGGCGGCCGGATGGGTGATCGAAGACACGCCCCAGGGGGCTAAGCTCAAGAAGGCGTGAGCGCCCCGCTTCCCCTGGTCTCGGTGGTGATTCCTACCCGTCCGGGTGACGGGGAGCCGCTCGCCCTTCAGGCGGCCCGAGCTCTGGACTATCCCCGTGACCGGCTGGAATGGATCGTGGCTCGGGGCAAGCAACCCTCGGTGCAGCGAAACGTTGCCGTCCGCTCGGCGCGCGGTGAGTGGATCTACTTTCTCGATGATGACGCCCTGCCGCGTCCGGACAATCTGCGGCGCGCCTTCAGCCACGCGGAGCGGGATGCCGCCGTTAAGATGGTGGGTGGCCCGAATCTCTGCCCGGCCGATGCCCCCACGTTGGAACGGGTCTTTGCCGTGGTTCTCAGCTCCTTCCTGGCCTTCTTTTCCAGCCGCGCGCGCTATGCGTCCGTCGGCAAGGTGCGGGCTTCTGGCGAGAAGGAGCTGATCCTCTGCAACCTCCTGTGTCACAAATCCGCCTTTCTGGACGCGGGAGGATTCGACGAGTTGCTCTACCCGAACGAGGAGAACGCCCTGATGGATACGATGCAGCGACGGGGAGCTACCTTGCTGTATGATCCCGACTTCGTCGTGCACCGCCGGCCGCGTTCCTCCATTCGTGCATTCGCTCGGATGGTCTTCACCTATGGCCGCGGGCGGGCGGAGCAGTTTCGGTTGCATCCCACCCTGGGCTCCCTGCCTAATTTTGCGCCACCCTTGCTCTGTCTCTACCTCGTTCTCTTGCCATTCCTGGGATGGTTGGGCTTGGTGCCGTTGGGACTGTATCTGGTGGCGCTGTTGGGGCAGGGGATTCTGTCGGCCTGCTCGCACGGGTTTGTGCTTGGTTTTCTCTCTCTTCCCTTGGTGGTGCTGACCCACACGGGGTATGGCTTGGGGTTCTGGCGGGGTTTGTTTACTGCGGTCAAACCTCCTCCGGGCGTAAGGCCTACGGTTGAGGTTCAGCTCCAGCGATGGGAGGCTTAGTGACTTTTGGTTGCTAGCCCGCATCTTTCCGGGCGCGGGCCAGGTTTAACCATGGCCCTCTTTTCGGCGGCCCCTCCACGAACCGATCGCGCGCTTCAGTGTCCAGAGCGGTACAGCCTCACGCGAAGGAACAAGGCACCATGGAGTTGACCTTGAAACGGTCCGACGAGGCTTATAGTTCCATTGTCCGGAGACACGTCTCCGCTTTTCCTACGCTTGCCGGAGTGTCTGCTGGTGTGCCCATTGTAAATGCGTGCGTTGGAGAGGGCTAACCTGAGACGAAGGAAAAGCGGTGTCGTGCCACCGCAGTCCATAGAGCGCTGCTCCGCCCACTCCCTTGTTACCAGGTTCATGGCCTCGGTTTAAGTCTATTATGCGGAGGTATCCTTAAGGTGCCGTGTCCCGGCACGCAGTGCCTTCTAGCAGCCATCACCGTCGGCGGTGGTGGCTGCTAGGGGGAGTTTCGCTTGGAGTTTTCGTAGGAGCGGCGGTGAGCTTCTGCTACCTGCTTCTCGGTCATCATGGTCTTGAGTTTGCCCCGAGCCTGAGCAGCATAGCTGTCGCCGTAGGTGACCGCCGTGTCGAAACAGACATAGGCTCGGATCAGATCCTTGGAAACGCCCTTGCCTTGCATGTGCGCGAAACCCAGGCTCAGCAGCCCGTCCGCATCCCCCAACTCGGCGGCTTTACAAAAATATTCATAGGCCTTGGTCAAGTCCTTGCTGAACCCGCGTCCTTCGACATAACAGATGCCGAGGTTGACCCACGCGGTGCCCAGTCCCTGGTCGGCGGCTTTGGTGAACCACTTGATGGCCACTTCGGTGTTTTTGGGCATGCCGAGGCCCCGATAAAAGCGAACTCCCACATTATTCTGCGCTTCGGCCATTCCCTGTTCCGCCGCTTGCAGGAACCATTTCGCAGCACTGGCCTGGTCGGCTTTGACCCCCAGGCCGTCCCGATAGCAGACTCCCAGGTTGTTCTGCGCCGCCGCATAGTTCTGTCGGGCCGCGTCCTTGAAATATTTAACGGCTTCCTCGGCATCTTGAGTGCCGCCCAAACCGCGAAGATAGAGAAAACCGAGATTGTTTTGGGAAGGCGCGTGGCCCTGGTTTGCGCCTTTTCGATACAACTTCATGGCCTGAGCATAATCCCGGGTCGATTCGGCAAACTGTCCCTGACGGAAATACTCCGTGGCATCAGTGACCGACTCGTTCGTGGAACGTGCCTGGACGGTGGTCCTTCCCCGTGCGGCGTCCGAGGTGGAGCGTCCGGTGGATCGGTTGGGTTCACCTGCGGTGGAGGCTCGCTCGCCCAGCCGGACGAACATGGCCAGGCCCAGGACAGTCAGGAGCAGCCCTCGGCCCAGGTTGGGCATTGGGTTGCGCTGCGGGCTGGCTGCCAGAATGCGTTTGGAGTTCAAGAGCTGCGTCCCGGTTTGGTTGCACACATGTTCACTTGGGAATGATCGGTTGGTTCCGCCCTGGCTTAAGCGTGACCTGAGTTCCCGGGGTCCGAACCCGCAGCGCCCCGGCTAGTCTCTTTGAACCCTGTGGGTTCCCGGCCGGCCCCACCCGGCAAAGATCACACCCTCGCTAACCCCTGCGCACCATATTTTCCTGGGGCTCTTGGGCGAGGCTCGCTACTATCACCCCGCATGTCGAATCAGCCCGCGGCCGCAGCCCAGCCTTTGTCGAAGGGGAAAATTTTCCTACGTCGGCTTTTGAGCACTACCATCCTCTGGACGGTGGTGATCTCGGCCTTGTTTTCGACCAACAAGATCCTGTCGGACTACTTCTTTATCGCCATCATGACCTTGCTGGCGTGGCTAGGGCTGCGGGAGTTCTACACGATGGCGCAAAAGACCAAGCTGATTTGTTTTCCGGCCTGGGGGCTGGTCTGCGGCACTCTCTTGATGGTCGGCACCTTTCTCCACTTGCAGGGTAAACTGGGGATTCACGGTACCCCGGCCCGCGTCAACGACTTTGAAACCACCCTGTTGATTGTCTTTGTATTGGGCATGTGTGTGCGGCAGTTCCTGCGTCATGAGATGGCGCAAGGAATCGCGGCGATCTCGACCACTCTATTCGGGTTGATGTATGTCCCCTGGCTGCTGAATTTCATTCAGAAGATCAATTTTTTCCCCGGCGTAGAAGGCACTTGGTATGTGCTGTATTTCATCCTGGTGACCAAGGCTAGCGATGTGGGGGCATATGTCCTGGGGTCATTGATCGGAAAACACAAAATGATCCCGCGAGTGAGTCCGGGCAAAACCTGGGAAGGCTTCGTGGGCGCCTTGCTGATGTCCACCGGGGTAAGCGCCCTGTTTGCCTTCTTGGCTGGCTCTCACCTGGTTGGGATGAAGACGATGCATGCCGTGGTGCTGGGCTTGGTGCTCGGTGCGGCGGCAGTGATCGGCGATCTTATCGAGTCCATCTTCAAGCGGGAGGCTGGAGTGAAAGACTCGGGAGGCTTCTTTCCTGGGATAGGTGGGATTCTGGATTTATTGGACAGTCTCCTGTTCAATGCGCCCCTCATGTACCTCTACCTGCGTCACGTGTTGACCCATGCCTGAACGGGTGAGTCATTCGAGCGCGGCTCGGTCTAAGCCTTCGCCTGAATGGCGTTGGCGCCTGGTGGGGTGGTCGGGATGTTGGATCCCTCTGTTCCTGCTCGCCTGCTTCGTCACCGGCTGCGCTACGGTGCCTGCGCGGCGGGTCGGGGAAGCGCCCCGGCGGGCCGATCCAACCCGCGTGGCGGCTCTCGTGACGGAGCTTCGATCGCTTTCACCCGGCGTGGACCTGCACGAGGCCCAGGCGTTGGCGGACATGGCCCTCAACCACTCGCTCGATCTCGCGGAGCGATACGGGGCAGTTCGTCCGGCCGTGCTCCAAAACGTGCTGGTGAATCTGAAATTTAAGGATCGAGGACTTTGCTATCATTGGGCGGATGATCTTCAAGCGAAGCTCCAGACCGTGGGGTTGCGCACGCTCCGGCTGTATCGTGTCGTCTCCAAACTCAACACGAAACATGAGCATAACTCGCTGGTCGTGGCTGGTCGAGATCAGCGCATGAAACAAGGGTTGGTCCTCGATGCCTGGAGGCATGGGGGGCGGCTGTTTTGGACGCCGGTATCGGAGGATCGGAAATACGACTGGCAGCTGCGTCAGGATCTCCCGTGGATTCCTGACCAAAGCGAGCCCGGAGTGCCGTGACTTGATCCCTTAGGGCCCCGCGGACGCGGCTGCCTGAACCAGCCAGGGGTCCTGCTCGATACGGGTCAGTTCGGACCGGATATCCGTTCCTTCGTAAAATGACATCCAACCACGGATCACCTGGCTTTGACCGGGGGCGCAATCCTTGAACTTGGGATCGGAATGCAGGCAGGGCACCGGAGGATTGCCCCAAGTTCGATGAGCCGGTTCCCAGGCCCAAATGATCCACCGCATGCCGTCGTCCGAGCGGCAGGCCGAAAAGGGTTTGGCGAAGATCTTGTTGGCGTTGGTTTGCTGATTGAACCCCGCGACCCCCTTGAGCATGGCGCACATCTGGACGCGGAGGTCGCTCAGGTGATTGGTGCTGCCGTTGAACAGCTTGATCTCGAGTCGGACGGCGTCGCGAGAAGGCATCACCAGGGTGGCGAAGCTCAGTCCGTTGGGGAGCTTCCGTTCCAGTTGGAAGCTTCCATCCTTCCGCCGCCGCCACTCAAGCTTCGGAAGCGCGATCTTGGCTTGGCTCCATACCGTGGGGATGTGGGTGTGTGCCAAGTAGGTCAGCCCGAGATTGGACCAGATGGCTTCGGGCACATCGATCACCACGTAGCTCTTCTCGTCCCAAGGAGTAAACACGCTGAGCTTCGTCTCTCGTTGAGGCTCGAGGGCTCCATCCAGAAACCCAATCCGTGGATGTCGCCCTCCCGGGTACGGAACGACGAGCAGGGAGGCGGACTCTCCGCGCTCCGGGCGTCCGGCGCTCGTGATGCGATACGTGCGGAGGGCGTCGGCGATCTGTGCTCTGCTGAGGCCGAGGGCGGCTTCCATCTCCTCGAGCGTAAAATGGTGGTACCAAACCATGTTCTGCAGCCAGTAACGCAGGTCGGCGTTGCTCTTGGGCGGTCGGGCGTTCGCGGTGGTGCTGGCGGAGTTGGAGGTTGCAGCCGCTGCGGTCAGGGGAAGAAATCCTGCGAGGCCGAGGCAGAGAAATGCCGCCGTCCATATCCAGATTGGGGAGCGCGTTCGCATCAAGCCTGCATAGGGTTTGGATCCGGCGGTGTCAATGGAGATGAGGAGGGAGTGGGAAATTTTGCACCACAGAGACGGGACCGGCGGCAGAGAAGACCAGCTCCATAGACTCTCCGAAGCCGAGAACCCGTAGGGTTCAAAGAGATTAGCTGGGCGTGGAGCGCAGCGACACCCCCGGTCTGTCGGCCCCCCAATGAACAGCACCCTGAAAGGCTTGCCACCCGTCGGCCAATGGGCTGACGAACGGACTAGGTTCCTTGAAGCGGTTGACGCAAGTCTCAGAAGCCAGTGGCATCGCTGCGCGATGCTCCGTACTTTTAACAGATCCGGGGGTGCGAGCACCCCCGGCTAAATTTCTTTGAACCCTGCGGGTTCGGGCCTTGCCGACAAAGTGAGAAAAGCCGGCGTTGCCCAGCTTGTCTAGTCCCCATTTTGGATGGTGAAGATGAGGGCAAGACACCGTTTTTCCTTCACGCCAGCTCCATCCTTCTTACCAGATCACTGAGTCTCAGTCCGGTTCCCATTCTGGAAGGTGCCCACAACTTTCCCTCAGATGTCGAAGCCCGTCCTCCCCGATCATGTGGTAGGAGCAGAGTGCCGAAACACTCGTGGCGGGATGCTGGCATCCGGCCCACGCACAAGGCTTGTTGGAGGTTCCCATCGCCTTGTCGATCTTCCGTATCTCTATGGCTAGAGCCTTCTCAAACCGGCGGTCGCGTTTCAGCCGAGCTTCTGCCAAAAGCTTTTGGTACT
This genomic stretch from Verrucomicrobiales bacterium harbors:
- the trpB gene encoding tryptophan synthase subunit beta: MAVQPDAQGHFGPYGGRYVPETLMHPLQELERQYFKAQADPEFQKELDYYLKEFCGRPTPLYFAERLTRELGGAKIYLKREDLLHTGAHKINNAIGQVLLAKRMGKTRIIAETGAGQHGVATATVAAMFGMKCVIYMGAVDCERQALNVYRMKMLGAEVVAVHAGQKTLKEAVSEAMRDWVTHVRHTHYILGTAYGAHPYPVMVRNFHRVIGDEARRQILEKEKRLPDLLIACVGGGSNAIGLFYPFLQDESVRMLGVEAGGEGILPEKHAARFQGGSLGVLQGTRSYILQDEWGQIQLTHSVSAGLDYAAVGPEHAWLHDQGRVEYTYATDAQTLDAFIKLARLEGIIPALESAHAVAACFERAPRLPKDALVIVNLSGRGDKDVSQVAAKIKL
- a CDS encoding sel1 repeat family protein; the encoded protein is MNSKRILAASPQRNPMPNLGRGLLLTVLGLAMFVRLGERASTAGEPNRSTGRSTSDAARGRTTVQARSTNESVTDATEYFRQGQFAESTRDYAQAMKLYRKGANQGHAPSQNNLGFLYLRGLGGTQDAEEAVKYFKDAARQNYAAAQNNLGVCYRDGLGVKADQASAAKWFLQAAEQGMAEAQNNVGVRFYRGLGMPKNTEVAIKWFTKAADQGLGTAWVNLGICYVEGRGFSKDLTKAYEYFCKAAELGDADGLLSLGFAHMQGKGVSKDLIRAYVCFDTAVTYGDSYAAQARGKLKTMMTEKQVAEAHRRSYENSKRNSP
- a CDS encoding cysteine--tRNA ligase, coding for MALRVFNTLSRSVEDFVPLDPAGKRVGMYCCGPTVYDYGHIGNFRTFVFADLVRRYLEFRGFAVHHVMNITDVEDKIIKRVRESGEKLRDYTARYEQAFLEDLDRLSCLRPTTMPRATEFVPEIVQLITRLVERGYAYIAEGSVYFSISKYRQGGCCYGQLVNLNFEEMRAGERVKQDEYAKESVADFALWKSRVPEDGDVFWPSPWGEGRPGWHIECSAMSMKLLGSSFDLHLGGEDLMFPHHEDEIAQSEGAGLQEGGHRFVKYWMHGAHLLVEGKKMAKSLGNFFTLRDLMSRGYNGREVRYVLLSSHYRETFNFSFDGLDGARAALGRLDECVAKLTQLAAGAVSEPDSNIVDEVTAALDEDLNIAAAWGLVFVWVRDLNRKLADRELTPAQAAGALAAWVRLDRVFGLNRPAEAAAPPEVVRLLEERQAARKARDFKQSDLLRDAIKAAGWVIEDTPQGAKLKKA
- a CDS encoding phosphatidate cytidylyltransferase, which gives rise to MSNQPAAAAQPLSKGKIFLRRLLSTTILWTVVISALFSTNKILSDYFFIAIMTLLAWLGLREFYTMAQKTKLICFPAWGLVCGTLLMVGTFLHLQGKLGIHGTPARVNDFETTLLIVFVLGMCVRQFLRHEMAQGIAAISTTLFGLMYVPWLLNFIQKINFFPGVEGTWYVLYFILVTKASDVGAYVLGSLIGKHKMIPRVSPGKTWEGFVGALLMSTGVSALFAFLAGSHLVGMKTMHAVVLGLVLGAAAVIGDLIESIFKREAGVKDSGGFFPGIGGILDLLDSLLFNAPLMYLYLRHVLTHA
- a CDS encoding zinc ABC transporter substrate-binding protein produces the protein MSHESARRGMGSDGGVSWGKGAWARRWAGCLAVVLGGLWGGMEAWGASVRVATTVTMVTDMVKAVGGDRVEVQGLMGPGVDPHLYRATAADLRKLQMAQVIFYSGLHLEGKLQEVLARVSKADRPVLAVTDSIPRAQLLQTGQGGEEAYDPHVWFDVPLWSRCIETVVKGLTQVDPAGAADYERRAAQLRVQYAALHTWALERAAVLPPQRRILVTSHDAFNYFGRAYGFKVVALQGISTVTEAGLADVTRLVDFVKSNRVAAVFVESSVSPAAMRRIEKDSGATIGGELFSDAMGTSGTIENGFDVGTYEGMIRHNLVTIVKALKGDAKE
- a CDS encoding glycosyltransferase; its protein translation is MSAPLPLVSVVIPTRPGDGEPLALQAARALDYPRDRLEWIVARGKQPSVQRNVAVRSARGEWIYFLDDDALPRPDNLRRAFSHAERDAAVKMVGGPNLCPADAPTLERVFAVVLSSFLAFFSSRARYASVGKVRASGEKELILCNLLCHKSAFLDAGGFDELLYPNEENALMDTMQRRGATLLYDPDFVVHRRPRSSIRAFARMVFTYGRGRAEQFRLHPTLGSLPNFAPPLLCLYLVLLPFLGWLGLVPLGLYLVALLGQGILSACSHGFVLGFLSLPLVVLTHTGYGLGFWRGLFTAVKPPPGVRPTVEVQLQRWEA
- a CDS encoding glucuronate isomerase produces the protein MATREQPLNQSRQTLAKRIQRIVNATPVDDIHTHLYDPAFGELLLWGIDDLLVYHYLVAETFRYLEEPYEHFWKLTKVQQADLIWEQLFLRHSPISESCRGILTILNSFGLDANRRDLNAIRRWFAQQRPERHVDRVLDLAGVRSVCMTNSPFDELERPVWERGFKRHPRFKAALRIDPLLLDWRTARKQLSQSGYRVTASLSVQTLSEVRRFLADWSARMEAGFVMVSLPPEFTFPANTEAAQLIEGAVLPHCRDTGQPFAVMPGVRRAVNPQLRMAGDGVGLTQLDFLRNLCAAYPDNRFAVTALARENQHELCVLARKFRNLHLFGCWWFTNTPSLIGEMTRMRVELLGLSFTPQHSDARVLDQLIYKWKHSRHVITEVLIEKYADLEATGWKTTDDELRRDIAGLFGGEFGRFCAL